A section of the Clostridium omnivorum genome encodes:
- a CDS encoding isoprenyl transferase, which produces MRRKSVFKIFKSKRKQKVLDITQNLDMDNIPKHIAIIMDGNGRWAKQRNLPRTFGHRAGVEAIRAIVKECSKLGVKYLTLYAFSTENWKRPNDEVGALMKLLVEYLRGEIEELHENKVVVNSIGDTSKLPTICQQELARAYNKTKDNKGLVLNLALNYGGRYELLQAFKAMHKDLLQGTLSLDGLNEELVNNYLYTSGMPDPDLIIRPSGEKRLSNFMLWQCAYAEFWTSDINWPDFKEEHLHKAISDFQNRDRRFGGIK; this is translated from the coding sequence ATGAGGAGAAAGTCTGTGTTTAAAATTTTTAAATCGAAAAGAAAACAAAAAGTTTTAGATATAACTCAAAATTTAGATATGGATAATATACCTAAACATATTGCCATAATTATGGACGGAAATGGAAGATGGGCAAAACAGAGAAATTTACCTAGAACTTTTGGACATAGAGCTGGTGTTGAAGCAATAAGGGCTATTGTAAAGGAATGTAGTAAATTAGGAGTAAAATACTTAACATTATATGCATTTTCAACTGAAAACTGGAAAAGGCCTAATGATGAAGTTGGTGCTTTGATGAAGCTTTTGGTGGAATATTTAAGAGGTGAAATAGAAGAGCTTCATGAAAACAAGGTAGTTGTTAATTCTATAGGTGATACTTCTAAACTTCCTACAATATGTCAACAAGAACTAGCAAGGGCCTATAATAAAACTAAGGATAATAAAGGATTGGTATTGAATTTGGCATTAAACTATGGAGGAAGATACGAACTACTTCAAGCGTTTAAGGCTATGCATAAAGATTTATTGCAAGGAACACTCAGTCTAGACGGTTTAAATGAAGAGCTGGTTAATAATTATCTTTATACTAGTGGAATGCCTGACCCTGATTTAATTATTAGGCCTAGTGGTGAAAAAAGATTGAGTAATTTTATGTTGTGGCAGTGCGCATACGCAGAATTTTGGACATCAGATATAAATTGGCCTGACTTTAAAGAAGAACATTTACATAAAGCAATTTCAGACTTTCAGAATAGGGATAGAAGGTTTGGAGGAATAAAATAG
- the rnpM gene encoding RNase P modulator RnpM, with amino-acid sequence MKTKKIPERMCTGCMEMKAKKELIRIVRSKEGEISVDLVGKKPGRGAYICKNIECLEKAVKTKRLEKNLEVKINEEIYNKLREEIANE; translated from the coding sequence GTGAAAACTAAAAAAATTCCTGAGCGCATGTGTACTGGCTGCATGGAAATGAAGGCTAAAAAAGAACTTATTAGAATAGTTCGTAGCAAAGAAGGAGAAATTTCTGTAGATTTAGTTGGAAAAAAGCCAGGAAGAGGTGCTTATATATGCAAGAATATAGAATGCTTAGAAAAAGCAGTTAAGACAAAGCGCCTAGAAAAAAACTTGGAAGTAAAAATAAACGAAGAAATATATAACAAATTAAGGGAAGAGATAGCAAATGAATAA
- the rseP gene encoding RIP metalloprotease RseP — MYILGAILGFSILIIGHELGHFTLAKLNGVKVEEFSLGMGPKLFGIKGKETEYLIKAFPIGGYVKMLGEEEKVADARSFSSKRPIQKLSIIAAGPLMNFVLAIVLFAIVAGLRGFAIPVVDKVDEGRPAMTAGIQKGDKIAYIDNKKVSTWEDFYNEVYVAKGNEINMIVLRNGEQIKINVTPVLDPKENRYIIGIYPSLLEKPNIAQSMGYGFQQTKSILQQTAGFFKSIFQRKVSSSDFGGPVTIIRVSAKAAEAGIVPLMYLLAYLSVQLAIFNIIPFPALDGGWIFMLLIEIITGKKLDDNKVGFINYIGFVVLMIIMVLVIIKDIVSPINLN; from the coding sequence ATTTATATATTGGGTGCAATATTGGGGTTCAGTATATTAATTATAGGCCATGAGTTAGGGCACTTTACATTAGCCAAATTGAATGGAGTGAAAGTTGAAGAGTTTTCACTTGGAATGGGGCCAAAATTATTTGGAATCAAAGGTAAAGAAACAGAATATTTAATTAAGGCTTTTCCTATAGGCGGCTATGTGAAAATGTTAGGTGAGGAAGAAAAGGTTGCAGATGCAAGATCATTCTCAAGTAAAAGGCCCATACAAAAATTGAGTATAATAGCAGCAGGACCTTTGATGAATTTCGTTTTAGCTATAGTTTTATTTGCAATTGTGGCTGGATTAAGAGGCTTTGCTATTCCTGTAGTAGACAAAGTTGATGAAGGAAGACCAGCAATGACTGCGGGAATTCAAAAAGGAGATAAAATTGCTTATATAGACAATAAAAAGGTTTCAACATGGGAAGATTTTTATAATGAAGTTTATGTTGCAAAAGGCAATGAAATAAATATGATTGTTCTTAGAAATGGGGAACAAATAAAAATAAATGTTACTCCGGTATTAGATCCAAAGGAAAACAGATATATTATAGGAATTTACCCTTCACTGCTAGAAAAACCTAATATAGCTCAATCTATGGGCTATGGTTTTCAGCAAACAAAATCTATTCTTCAGCAAACTGCCGGATTTTTTAAGAGTATTTTTCAGAGGAAAGTTTCTTCTTCAGATTTTGGTGGCCCAGTAACTATTATTAGGGTATCTGCAAAAGCTGCAGAAGCTGGAATTGTACCTTTAATGTATCTATTAGCTTATTTAAGTGTGCAGTTAGCTATATTTAATATTATTCCTTTCCCTGCTTTAGATGGAGGGTGGATATTTATGCTACTAATAGAAATTATCACTGGAAAGAAGTTAGACGATAATAAAGTTGGTTTTATAAACTACATTGGTTTTGTTGTGTTGATGATTATAATGGTATTAGTTATCATAAAAGATATAGTAAGTCCTATTAATTTAAATTAA
- a CDS encoding ribosomal L7Ae/L30e/S12e/Gadd45 family protein, which translates to MNNKFLQFIGLCKKAGKLIEGYNKCEEYITKDKVKLIIISEDCSNNTRDKFIGYCNKKNIPFINGPTKEELGNTVGRVEINILGVIDKNMSERLLILWNENSNK; encoded by the coding sequence ATGAATAATAAGTTTCTTCAGTTTATTGGACTGTGTAAGAAAGCAGGAAAATTAATAGAAGGCTACAACAAGTGCGAAGAATATATTACAAAAGATAAGGTAAAACTTATCATAATATCTGAAGATTGTTCCAATAATACAAGAGATAAGTTTATTGGATATTGTAATAAGAAAAATATACCTTTTATCAATGGGCCAACAAAAGAGGAATTGGGAAATACTGTTGGTCGAGTTGAAATTAACATTTTAGGAGTAATAGATAAAAATATGAGCGAGAGATTATTAATATTATGGAATGAAAATAGCAACAAATAG
- the rimP gene encoding ribosome maturation factor RimP, translated as MKNDTIVAKLFELIRPSVEEKNYELYHLEFVKENGENYLRIYIDTPNGISLEDCEKVSRAVSDLLDNKDPIPDAYYLEVSSPGIERVLYTDKHLEKYIGTVVLFKLKKLFNGSKKYEGKLIAFTDDSISVETDGKEIAIPREYIDFVRLKGEF; from the coding sequence ATGAAAAATGATACTATAGTTGCAAAGCTGTTTGAGTTAATTAGACCGAGTGTAGAAGAAAAAAATTATGAGCTATATCATTTAGAATTTGTAAAAGAAAATGGTGAAAATTATTTAAGAATATATATCGATACTCCAAATGGAATATCCTTAGAAGACTGTGAGAAAGTAAGTAGAGCTGTAAGTGATCTTTTAGATAATAAAGATCCGATTCCAGATGCTTATTATCTTGAAGTTTCATCACCAGGTATTGAAAGGGTTTTATATACCGATAAGCATTTAGAAAAATATATTGGAACCGTAGTTTTATTTAAGCTTAAAAAGCTTTTTAATGGCAGTAAAAAATATGAGGGTAAACTTATAGCTTTTACTGATGATTCTATCTCAGTTGAAACTGATGGAAAAGAAATTGCAATTCCTAGAGAATATATTGATTTTGTAAGATTAAAAGGGGAGTTTTAA
- a CDS encoding DHH family phosphoesterase — MINNDVIEAILNSKNIGISFHTSPDGDALGSALALMLALKKIGKNTYIVSRDEVPEIYRFLPYYECASKMIEKVQDDTDTVLILDCGNVARISGEVNFDNNSYKVINVDHHLSNDMYGALNYVDCKAAAVGEIVFDVINQLNITIDKDIAVCLYTALLTDTGGFKHSNTTIKTHSIAGELINLEIDFSEIHRKLFENKKLERVKLYSKIIDSMELYNNNKLCVMGITKDLLNSVGISEASDTSDIISIGMEIDTVEVAILVKETDAGTKISLRSKDKVDVRKIAETFGGGGHTKAAGLSIDKSYSEAKSMIINSVKGELH; from the coding sequence ATGATAAATAATGATGTAATTGAAGCTATATTAAATTCCAAAAACATTGGGATTTCATTTCATACATCACCTGATGGAGATGCATTAGGAAGTGCTCTTGCACTAATGTTAGCATTAAAGAAAATAGGTAAGAATACATATATTGTTTCAAGAGATGAAGTGCCTGAAATTTATCGTTTTTTACCTTATTATGAGTGTGCTTCTAAGATGATAGAAAAGGTTCAGGATGATACTGATACTGTATTAATTTTGGATTGTGGAAATGTAGCTAGGATTTCCGGAGAAGTTAATTTCGATAATAATAGCTATAAAGTAATTAATGTTGATCATCACTTATCAAATGATATGTATGGAGCATTGAATTATGTTGATTGCAAAGCTGCAGCGGTAGGAGAAATTGTATTTGATGTTATTAATCAGCTCAATATAACTATTGATAAAGACATAGCAGTATGTCTTTATACAGCTTTATTAACTGATACTGGTGGATTTAAACATTCAAATACTACTATAAAAACTCATAGTATTGCTGGTGAGTTAATCAATTTAGAAATTGACTTTAGTGAAATTCATAGAAAACTTTTTGAAAATAAGAAACTAGAGAGAGTTAAGCTTTATAGTAAGATTATTGATTCAATGGAACTTTATAATAATAACAAATTGTGCGTAATGGGAATTACTAAAGATTTACTTAACAGTGTTGGTATATCTGAAGCCTCAGATACTTCAGATATAATTTCAATTGGAATGGAAATAGACACTGTTGAAGTTGCTATTTTGGTAAAAGAAACTGATGCAGGTACTAAAATTAGCTTAAGGTCAAAAGATAAAGTGGATGTTAGAAAAATAGCAGAAACCTTTGGAGGGGGAGGGCACACAAAAGCTGCAGGACTCTCTATTGACAAAAGCTATAGTGAAGCAAAAAGTATGATTATTAATTCGGTGAAGGGTGAACTGCATTAA
- the nusA gene encoding transcription termination factor NusA, whose amino-acid sequence MNQEFIEALKEIVKEKGISEDLIFTTIEDALVAAYKKNYTNSLNSQNVNVTMNRETGEIHVYSRKEIVENVQDEVNEISLEDAKDIDPRYQLGDIVDIEVTPRKFGRVAAQAAKQVVIQRIKEAERSIIYNEFITKEYDIITGTVIRKDKGNVFVDLGKLEAVLGPNEQMHNEEYTFNSKLKLYIVEVKNTTKGAQIVVSRTHPGLVKRLFELEVPEIYDGVVEIKSIAREAGSRTKIAVYSNDEAVDPMGACVGPKGIRVQNIVNELKNEKIDIIKWSKLPEEYIANSLSPAKVLDVTLDEEQKSAKIVVDDSQLSLAIGKEGQNVRLAAKLTGWKIDIKAKSQVENQVASEE is encoded by the coding sequence ATGAATCAGGAATTTATTGAGGCTCTAAAGGAAATTGTAAAGGAGAAAGGTATTAGCGAGGACTTAATATTTACTACCATTGAAGATGCATTGGTAGCAGCATATAAGAAGAACTATACTAATAGTCTTAATAGTCAAAATGTTAATGTTACAATGAATAGAGAAACAGGAGAAATTCATGTATATTCAAGAAAAGAAATTGTAGAAAATGTACAGGATGAAGTTAATGAAATATCTTTAGAGGATGCTAAAGATATTGATCCAAGATATCAACTAGGAGATATTGTGGATATCGAAGTAACTCCAAGGAAATTTGGAAGAGTTGCTGCCCAAGCAGCGAAGCAAGTTGTAATTCAAAGGATAAAAGAAGCTGAAAGAAGTATTATATATAATGAATTTATTACAAAGGAATACGACATAATTACAGGTACAGTCATAAGAAAGGATAAGGGGAATGTGTTTGTTGATCTTGGAAAGCTAGAAGCTGTTCTAGGTCCAAATGAACAAATGCATAATGAAGAGTATACCTTTAATTCTAAGCTAAAACTTTACATAGTTGAGGTAAAGAATACTACAAAAGGTGCTCAAATTGTTGTATCAAGAACTCATCCAGGACTTGTTAAGAGACTTTTTGAACTTGAAGTACCTGAAATATATGATGGAGTAGTTGAAATAAAGAGTATTGCTCGTGAGGCTGGTTCCAGAACAAAAATTGCAGTTTATTCAAATGATGAAGCTGTAGACCCAATGGGCGCATGTGTTGGTCCAAAGGGAATAAGAGTTCAAAATATCGTAAATGAATTAAAAAATGAAAAAATAGATATAATCAAATGGAGCAAGTTACCTGAAGAATATATTGCAAATTCCTTGAGCCCAGCTAAAGTATTAGATGTTACTCTAGATGAAGAACAAAAGTCTGCTAAAATAGTAGTTGATGATAGTCAGCTTTCTTTAGCTATTGGGAAGGAAGGTCAAAATGTAAGATTAGCTGCCAAACTTACTGGCTGGAAGATTGATATAAAAGCTAAATCTCAGGTTGAAAATCAGGTTGCTTCTGAAGAGTAG
- the ispG gene encoding flavodoxin-dependent (E)-4-hydroxy-3-methylbut-2-enyl-diphosphate synthase: MDRIKTRKLKVGNVFVGGDSRISVQSMTNTDTRNIEKTVEQIKKLELAGCDIIRCAVPDVEACDALKSITSQISIPLVADIHFDYNLALGSIKNGVSALRINPGNIGSIERVKLVAEAARDKGIPIRIGVNSGSLEKEILTKYGKVCPEALVESALKHVEILESINYRDIAISIKSSNVMQMIESYRLISKKVDYPLHIGVTESGTSWRGTIKSSVGIGTLLCEGIGDTIRVSLTDDPIEEVKVGREILKSIGFLNEGIEFISCPTCGRTQIDMINIAKQVEERLSDSPKKIKVAVMGCAVNGPGEAREADIGIAGGKGEGLLFRKGKIIRKVAEKDLVEELMKEIELLENE; the protein is encoded by the coding sequence ATAGATAGAATAAAAACAAGGAAACTAAAGGTTGGAAATGTATTTGTTGGGGGAGATTCAAGAATTTCGGTTCAATCAATGACAAATACTGATACAAGAAATATTGAAAAAACTGTTGAACAAATTAAGAAGCTTGAATTAGCTGGCTGTGATATAATACGTTGTGCTGTTCCTGACGTTGAGGCTTGTGATGCTTTAAAGAGTATCACTAGTCAGATATCAATACCATTAGTTGCAGATATTCATTTTGACTATAATCTAGCACTTGGATCAATAAAAAATGGTGTTTCTGCATTAAGAATAAATCCAGGAAACATAGGAAGCATTGAAAGGGTTAAATTAGTTGCAGAAGCTGCAAGAGATAAGGGGATTCCTATAAGAATAGGCGTGAATTCTGGTTCTTTGGAGAAAGAAATTCTGACTAAGTACGGTAAAGTATGCCCTGAAGCTCTTGTAGAAAGTGCCTTAAAGCATGTTGAAATTCTGGAAAGTATAAATTACAGAGATATAGCTATATCTATAAAATCTTCAAATGTTATGCAAATGATAGAGAGCTATAGATTAATTTCTAAAAAAGTTGACTATCCTTTACATATAGGAGTTACTGAATCTGGAACAAGTTGGCGTGGAACAATAAAATCAAGCGTAGGAATTGGAACTCTTTTATGTGAAGGTATTGGAGATACTATAAGGGTTTCACTTACAGATGATCCTATTGAAGAAGTAAAAGTTGGAAGAGAAATATTAAAATCTATTGGATTTTTAAATGAAGGAATCGAGTTTATATCCTGTCCAACTTGTGGAAGAACTCAAATTGATATGATAAATATAGCTAAGCAGGTAGAAGAAAGACTTTCTGACAGTCCTAAAAAAATTAAAGTTGCAGTTATGGGTTGTGCAGTTAATGGTCCTGGCGAAGCTAGAGAGGCAGATATTGGAATAGCAGGTGGAAAAGGAGAAGGGCTATTATTTAGAAAAGGTAAGATTATAAGAAAGGTTGCTGAAAAAGATCTAGTTGAAGAACTAATGAAGGAAATTGAACTTCTAGAGAATGAATAG
- the infB gene encoding translation initiation factor IF-2 — translation MSKIRVYELAKELEISSKDLISMLEEEFSIQVKNHMSVVEEEDAELIKELLAEGGSDVKKADSLSGEAVIEKYEDLVVDNAKVKKNKRLKNKENGQSENSSTETEEANDIIEIGETITVKELAEKMKKPTTEVIKQLIFMGVMAAINQELDFNTAEKLAEKFEIVVAKKEESIVQLESDEELEGEDEGVKRPPVVTVMGHVDHGKTSLLDAIRKAKVTESEAGGITQHIGAYTVTINGEKITFLDTPGHEAFTAMRARGAQITDIVILVVAADDGVMPQTIEAINHCKAANVPLIVAINKMDREGANPDRVKQELTEYGLLAEDWGGDTVTVPVSARSKEGIDNLLEMILLTAEMQELKATPDRKAKGTVIEAQLDKGRGAVASLLVQNGTLHVGDSIIVGSTYGRIRAMFDDKGKKIKSAGPSIPVEVLGLSEVPAAGDRFNVVKDEKTAREMADKRKEKIRAEYLQSTHKVSLEDLYNQIQEGKVKELSIIVKADVQGSVEAVRQSLEKLSTESIKARVIHGGVGAITETDVILASASNAIIIGFNVRPDVNAGVLAEKENVDIKTYRIIYNAIDDIKAAMVGMLDPEYKEVVLGKAEVRQVYKISNVGTIAGCYVLDGKITRNSSVRVIRDGIVIFESTLASLKRFKDDVKEALTGFECGLSVEKFNDIKEGDIIEAYTMKEVKQGAL, via the coding sequence ATGTCAAAAATCAGAGTGTATGAGTTAGCTAAAGAGCTAGAAATTTCAAGTAAAGATTTAATAAGTATGCTTGAGGAAGAATTCAGCATACAAGTTAAGAACCATATGAGTGTGGTAGAAGAAGAGGATGCTGAATTAATAAAAGAGCTATTAGCAGAAGGTGGTAGCGATGTTAAAAAAGCTGATTCTTTATCTGGAGAAGCAGTAATTGAAAAGTATGAAGACCTTGTGGTTGATAATGCTAAAGTCAAAAAGAATAAAAGGCTAAAGAATAAAGAAAACGGCCAATCAGAAAACTCTTCTACTGAGACCGAAGAAGCTAATGATATTATTGAGATTGGTGAAACAATAACTGTTAAAGAATTAGCAGAAAAGATGAAAAAGCCTACAACTGAAGTTATAAAGCAACTTATATTTATGGGAGTAATGGCTGCTATTAATCAAGAATTAGATTTTAATACAGCTGAAAAATTAGCAGAAAAGTTTGAAATAGTTGTAGCAAAGAAAGAAGAATCAATTGTTCAACTTGAGTCTGATGAAGAGTTAGAAGGAGAAGATGAAGGAGTAAAAAGACCTCCAGTAGTAACAGTTATGGGTCACGTTGACCATGGTAAAACATCACTTCTTGATGCAATAAGAAAAGCAAAAGTAACTGAAAGTGAAGCGGGCGGAATAACACAACATATAGGAGCTTATACGGTTACAATTAATGGAGAAAAAATTACATTTTTAGATACACCAGGCCACGAAGCATTTACTGCTATGAGAGCAAGAGGAGCACAAATAACTGATATTGTTATTCTTGTTGTTGCTGCTGATGATGGTGTAATGCCACAAACTATAGAAGCTATAAATCACTGTAAAGCTGCTAATGTGCCATTAATAGTTGCCATAAACAAGATGGATAGAGAAGGCGCTAACCCTGACAGAGTTAAACAAGAACTTACTGAATACGGATTATTAGCAGAAGACTGGGGTGGAGATACAGTTACTGTACCAGTTTCAGCTCGTTCAAAAGAAGGTATAGATAATCTTCTAGAGATGATTCTTTTAACTGCTGAAATGCAGGAACTTAAAGCTACTCCTGATAGGAAAGCAAAGGGTACAGTAATTGAAGCACAACTAGATAAAGGAAGAGGAGCAGTTGCAAGCTTACTAGTTCAAAACGGAACTCTTCATGTTGGAGATTCAATTATAGTTGGATCAACCTACGGAAGAATTAGAGCTATGTTTGACGATAAAGGTAAGAAAATAAAATCAGCAGGTCCATCAATCCCAGTTGAAGTACTTGGCCTATCAGAAGTTCCAGCAGCAGGGGATAGATTTAATGTTGTAAAAGATGAAAAAACTGCAAGGGAAATGGCTGATAAGAGAAAAGAAAAGATAAGAGCAGAATATCTGCAATCTACTCATAAGGTTTCTCTTGAAGATTTATATAATCAAATTCAAGAAGGAAAAGTAAAGGAGCTTAGCATTATAGTTAAAGCTGATGTGCAGGGATCTGTAGAAGCTGTAAGACAATCTCTAGAAAAACTTTCAACTGAGAGTATAAAAGCAAGAGTTATTCATGGAGGTGTTGGTGCAATAACTGAAACTGACGTTATATTGGCATCTGCATCAAATGCTATAATTATTGGCTTTAATGTAAGACCTGACGTAAATGCTGGAGTTCTTGCTGAAAAAGAGAATGTTGATATTAAAACATATAGAATTATATACAATGCAATAGATGATATTAAAGCAGCAATGGTTGGTATGCTTGATCCTGAGTATAAAGAAGTAGTTCTTGGAAAAGCTGAAGTAAGACAGGTATATAAAATATCCAATGTTGGTACTATTGCAGGATGTTATGTTCTTGATGGAAAGATAACTAGGAATAGTAGTGTAAGAGTAATCAGAGATGGAATTGTTATTTTTGAATCTACTTTAGCTTCACTTAAGAGATTTAAAGATGATGTAAAAGAAGCTCTTACTGGATTTGAATGTGGACTTAGCGTAGAAAAATTCAACGACATAAAAGAAGGAGACATTATAGAAGCTTACACTATGAAAGAAGTAAAGCAGGGAGCTCTTTAA
- a CDS encoding phosphatidate cytidylyltransferase — MNNRYVGALFLSPLIVFLFLGGIYLKLFVILLSLLGLYEYYKVVKLRGINPFSSIGYIACILYYMLIGSNINYQVLVFLIVAMTFIVLCVPVLDPRYNFIDAAVTLLGFIYVPVFFSFIVLVNAKKSGNYLIWLVFIASWLCDTTAYYVGRYLGKNKLCPKVSPKKTIEGSIGGLIGSTLACGIYGIIVNKYGINIPIYNYFVVGALCGVFCQFGDLVASSIKRFVDVKDYSNLIPGHGGILDRFDSILFAAVIVFYYLSFIAGI, encoded by the coding sequence ATGAATAATAGATATGTTGGTGCATTGTTTTTATCACCACTAATAGTTTTTTTATTTCTAGGTGGAATATATTTAAAACTATTTGTAATACTTTTGTCTTTGCTTGGTTTATATGAATACTATAAAGTTGTAAAGCTAAGAGGAATAAATCCATTTAGTTCTATAGGATATATAGCCTGTATACTATATTATATGCTAATAGGTAGCAATATTAATTATCAAGTACTTGTGTTTTTAATCGTAGCTATGACATTTATAGTATTATGTGTTCCTGTACTTGATCCAAGGTATAATTTTATAGATGCTGCTGTAACATTGCTAGGATTTATTTATGTTCCTGTATTCTTTAGCTTTATCGTATTAGTAAATGCAAAAAAATCCGGCAACTATCTTATTTGGCTTGTATTTATAGCATCTTGGTTATGCGATACTACTGCATATTATGTAGGGAGATATTTAGGCAAAAATAAATTATGCCCTAAAGTTAGCCCTAAAAAAACTATAGAAGGGTCTATAGGGGGGCTTATAGGGAGTACTTTAGCATGTGGAATATATGGCATTATAGTTAATAAATATGGTATTAATATTCCCATATACAATTACTTTGTAGTAGGAGCACTTTGTGGTGTGTTTTGCCAATTTGGAGATTTAGTTGCTTCCTCAATAAAAAGATTTGTTGATGTTAAAGATTATAGTAACCTAATACCTGGGCATGGAGGAATTCTAGATAGGTTTGATAGTATACTTTTTGCTGCAGTAATAGTCTTCTATTATTTATCTTTTATTGCAGGAATATAA
- a CDS encoding 1-deoxy-D-xylulose-5-phosphate reductoisomerase, which yields MKNISILGVTGSIGTQALEVIKSDSENLNLYAISANTSYEKIIEIINVFHPKYVAVTEESTYIKVKEYCNSKANTAEVLYGMEGLNTIATLPEVDMVLTSVVGMIGLVPTLNAIKAKKDIALANKETLVVGGQLVIEEARKNNANIIPVDSEHGAIFQCLQGNKKSSVDKIIITASGGPFRGKVKEQLVNATYREALRHPKWNMGRKISIDSATLMNKGLEVIEAHWLFNMDYSDIEVVVHPQSIIHSMVQYVDGSVLAQLGVPDMKLPIQYAVNYPTRKASVIEKLDFSKIGSLTFEKPDLETFRCLKLAYDAGRTGGTMPTILNAANEVAVDLFLNEKIKFLGIADLIEECMMKFEYKKISYVEDILEADKSVREYIKNKFKV from the coding sequence TTGAAAAATATAAGCATATTAGGCGTAACTGGTTCTATAGGTACTCAAGCACTCGAGGTTATAAAAAGTGATAGTGAAAATTTAAATTTATATGCTATTTCAGCTAATACAAGTTATGAAAAAATTATTGAAATAATCAATGTTTTTCATCCAAAATATGTTGCAGTAACTGAAGAATCTACTTATATAAAGGTAAAAGAATATTGCAATAGTAAAGCTAATACTGCCGAAGTTTTATATGGTATGGAAGGCTTAAATACTATAGCAACCTTGCCAGAGGTTGATATGGTGCTAACATCTGTGGTAGGGATGATAGGATTAGTGCCAACTTTAAATGCAATTAAGGCAAAAAAAGATATTGCCTTAGCTAATAAGGAGACATTAGTTGTAGGTGGGCAGTTAGTTATTGAAGAAGCTAGGAAAAATAATGCTAATATAATTCCTGTTGATTCAGAACATGGAGCTATTTTTCAATGTCTACAGGGAAATAAAAAGAGTAGTGTTGATAAAATAATTATAACAGCTTCAGGAGGCCCTTTTAGGGGTAAGGTTAAAGAACAGTTAGTAAACGCTACTTATAGAGAAGCATTGAGGCACCCGAAATGGAATATGGGTAGAAAAATATCTATTGATTCTGCAACATTAATGAATAAAGGCTTAGAGGTAATTGAAGCTCATTGGTTGTTTAATATGGATTATTCTGATATTGAAGTTGTAGTGCATCCACAAAGCATTATCCATTCAATGGTTCAATACGTAGATGGAAGTGTTTTGGCTCAACTTGGAGTTCCTGATATGAAATTACCTATTCAGTATGCGGTTAATTACCCTACAAGAAAAGCTTCTGTAATTGAGAAACTAGATTTTAGTAAAATAGGTTCACTAACCTTTGAAAAGCCAGATTTAGAAACCTTTAGATGCTTAAAATTAGCTTATGATGCAGGACGCACAGGTGGAACTATGCCTACCATATTAAATGCTGCAAATGAGGTAGCTGTTGACTTGTTTTTAAATGAAAAGATTAAATTTTTGGGAATTGCTGATTTGATAGAAGAATGTATGATGAAGTTTGAGTATAAAAAAATAAGTTACGTTGAAGATATATTAGAAGCAGATAAAAGCGTAAGAGAATATATAAAAAATAAGTTTAAGGTATAA
- the rbfA gene encoding 30S ribosome-binding factor RbfA, whose amino-acid sequence MANYRSGRINEEMKRELSDIIQNEIRDPRLNAMISITKVDVTKDLRYAKVFVSIFGSSPEDKTTAFNILKSSSGFLRREVGRRINLRHIPEITVYLDDTIEHGMHIDALLHQIKENSNDDK is encoded by the coding sequence ATGGCCAATTATAGAAGTGGTAGAATAAATGAAGAAATGAAGAGAGAACTAAGTGATATTATTCAAAATGAGATTAGAGATCCGAGATTAAATGCTATGATTAGTATTACAAAAGTAGATGTAACAAAGGATTTGAGATATGCCAAGGTGTTTGTAAGCATCTTTGGCTCAAGTCCTGAGGATAAAACTACTGCTTTTAACATATTGAAAAGCTCATCTGGCTTTCTAAGAAGGGAAGTTGGAAGGAGAATCAACTTAAGACATATACCAGAGATAACAGTATATTTGGATGATACTATAGAGCACGGTATGCATATTGATGCCTTATTACATCAAATTAAGGAGAATAGTAATGATGATAAATAA